A single region of the Azospirillum fermentarium genome encodes:
- the tssE gene encoding type VI secretion system baseplate subunit TssE, translated as MAQSRSGSSRSGHAHSGRALLFERLVDDEPLRTAEPSPFRAVDLQGMRESIARELSWLLNTRAPIPPGAAPRPFRSTIDYGGPDVARSGDRSREGLLGIAGDITDAVSAFEPRLTSVMVSVDWETLRNRKVTMEISALMVTGGVPVPVTFPVHLGGDGDAEVEHGW; from the coding sequence GTGGCGCAGTCCAGATCCGGATCGTCCCGTTCGGGACATGCGCACAGCGGCCGGGCTCTGCTGTTCGAGCGGCTCGTCGATGACGAGCCGCTGCGGACGGCGGAGCCTTCGCCGTTCCGTGCCGTCGATCTTCAGGGCATGCGGGAGTCCATCGCCCGCGAGCTGTCGTGGCTGCTGAACACCCGGGCCCCCATTCCCCCCGGTGCGGCCCCCCGCCCGTTCCGCAGCACCATCGATTACGGTGGCCCCGACGTCGCCCGCTCCGGCGACCGCAGCCGGGAAGGGCTGCTGGGCATCGCCGGCGACATCACCGACGCCGTTTCCGCTTTCGAGCCGCGGCTGACATCGGTCATGGTATCGGTGGATTGGGAGACGCTGAGGAACCGCAAGGTGACCATGGAGATTTCCGCCCTGATGGTGACCGGCGGTGTTCCGGTGCCGGTGACGTTCCCGGTGCATCTGGGTGGCGATGGAGACGCAGAGGTCGAGCATGGCTGGTGA
- a CDS encoding Hcp family type VI secretion system effector gives MDAIIMKIGDKFAIEGESTIDGHAKEIDLISVDHAITLPVTFDTSGNSRTRGRSQHGDIIVAKYLDKASAKLLEACSKGIDLGKVQLYYARTLEGTTEIFWQVELTDVYVSSVKNSSKRGEDLPQEVVTLNYTSIKWTYNLFNNQGTKDGSVSAGWDLAQNKAA, from the coding sequence ATGGACGCCATCATCATGAAGATCGGCGACAAGTTCGCGATCGAAGGTGAATCGACGATCGACGGCCACGCCAAGGAAATCGACCTGATCTCCGTGGACCATGCCATCACCCTGCCGGTGACCTTCGACACCTCGGGCAACTCGCGCACCCGCGGCCGTTCGCAGCACGGCGACATCATCGTGGCGAAGTACCTGGACAAGGCATCGGCCAAGCTGCTGGAAGCCTGCTCCAAGGGCATCGACCTGGGCAAGGTGCAGCTCTACTACGCCCGTACCCTGGAAGGCACGACCGAGATCTTCTGGCAGGTGGAACTGACCGACGTGTATGTGTCGTCGGTGAAGAACAGCTCCAAGCGTGGTGAAGACCTGCCGCAAGAGGTGGTGACCCTGAACTACACCTCGATCAAGTGGACCTACAACCTGTTCAACAACCAGGGCACCAAGGACGGCTCGGTGTCGGCCGGTTGGGATCTGGCCCAGAACAAGGCGGCCTAA